A region from the Colwellia sp. PAMC 21821 genome encodes:
- the birA gene encoding bifunctional biotin--[acetyl-CoA-carboxylase] ligase/biotin operon repressor BirA codes for MKAIREQLIKKLVKGEFLSGQALGEELGVSRAAISKHISALQEIGFDIFSVTGKGYRIANPIELLNETRIVELLTEQNTHAKVEVHSLIDSTNSYLMRRLPNQNTPGQVCIAEYQSAGRGRRGRQWISPFGSHIYLSMYWYLEQGMSAAMGLSVVAALAVSDAIKALYDVDVELKWPNDIYFNGVKLAGILIDLEGQAMEPCHCVIGIGLNIKMPEKSAALVDQPWIDLSSAIGVDIDRNILAASIIAALLKRLKTHSETGINTMIAQWQAHDFYFNKPVALITGEKITRGICRGINAQGALMLEVNGQVSPVYGGEVSLRTGL; via the coding sequence ATGAAAGCAATTCGTGAGCAGTTGATTAAGAAACTGGTTAAAGGTGAGTTTTTATCAGGCCAAGCTTTAGGCGAAGAACTGGGCGTTAGTCGAGCGGCTATTTCAAAACATATTAGTGCCTTGCAAGAAATTGGCTTTGATATTTTTAGTGTAACGGGAAAAGGTTATCGAATAGCTAATCCTATTGAGCTGCTAAATGAAACGCGTATCGTCGAGCTATTAACTGAACAAAATACCCATGCAAAAGTTGAAGTGCATAGCTTAATAGATTCAACCAATAGCTATTTAATGCGTCGTTTACCAAACCAAAATACTCCAGGGCAGGTATGTATTGCCGAATATCAAAGTGCTGGACGAGGGCGAAGAGGGCGGCAATGGATTTCACCTTTTGGTTCACATATTTATTTATCAATGTATTGGTATTTAGAACAAGGCATGTCAGCAGCTATGGGCTTAAGTGTTGTGGCCGCATTGGCGGTTAGTGATGCGATAAAAGCCTTGTATGATGTAGATGTTGAATTGAAATGGCCAAATGATATCTACTTCAACGGTGTAAAGCTTGCGGGTATTTTAATTGATCTCGAAGGTCAGGCAATGGAGCCTTGCCATTGTGTTATTGGCATTGGCTTAAATATTAAAATGCCAGAAAAAAGTGCGGCGCTAGTCGACCAACCTTGGATAGATTTATCGAGTGCTATTGGGGTCGATATAGATCGCAATATTTTAGCGGCTAGCATAATTGCAGCATTATTAAAGCGCTTAAAAACACATAGTGAAACGGGTATCAATACTATGATTGCTCAGTGGCAAGCACACGACTTCTACTTCAATAAACCTGTTGCTTTAATTACCGGTGAAAAAATTACCCGCGGTATCTGTCGTGGTATAAACGCCCAAGGTGCATTAATGTTAGAGGTTAATGGTCAAGTTAGCCCCGTATATGGTGGTGAAGTTAGTTTAAGGACTGGATTATGA
- the murB gene encoding UDP-N-acetylmuramate dehydrogenase: MKIRTNFSLQAFNSFNLPVVTAEIIFPSTIKELAEISIEKASTSYILGEGTNTLFCHDNAPTIIKPNLMGIEVIESDDNFQVKVACAQNWHEFVLFCINSGIYGLENLALIPGSVGAAPVQNIGAYGIEVSNFITSVTWFDFAKKKQVDFTNAECQFGYRDSIFKQALNGTGIITHVHFLLPKAWQAVDSYQGLNELVSPVTPQAIMAKVIQLRQAKLPEPKQHPNAGSFFKNPIVSKDVFNELHQQYAHMPHYLQDNGDVKLAAGWLIEQAGLKGFRRDGVGVHENQALVVINYESKQGESIVALSVHIQKKVKAKFNIQLVPEVRFIGVDGELSHASTGCK, translated from the coding sequence ATGAAAATACGTACCAACTTCTCCCTACAAGCGTTCAATAGTTTTAATTTACCAGTTGTTACGGCTGAAATTATTTTTCCATCGACTATAAAAGAGCTAGCTGAAATATCCATTGAAAAAGCTTCAACGTCTTATATTCTCGGCGAAGGAACCAACACCTTATTTTGTCATGATAATGCGCCCACGATTATCAAACCCAACCTTATGGGGATTGAAGTCATTGAAAGCGATGATAACTTTCAAGTGAAAGTGGCTTGCGCACAAAACTGGCATGAATTTGTCTTGTTTTGTATTAATAGTGGTATTTACGGTTTAGAAAATTTGGCTTTGATCCCTGGTAGTGTTGGTGCGGCTCCGGTACAAAATATTGGTGCATATGGCATTGAGGTGAGTAACTTTATTACCAGTGTTACTTGGTTTGATTTTGCTAAGAAAAAACAGGTTGATTTTACCAATGCTGAGTGTCAATTCGGTTATCGCGACAGTATTTTTAAACAAGCATTAAATGGTACTGGTATTATTACGCACGTGCACTTCTTACTTCCTAAAGCTTGGCAAGCAGTCGATAGCTATCAAGGGTTGAATGAACTTGTCTCTCCAGTGACACCTCAAGCCATAATGGCAAAAGTTATACAACTTCGCCAAGCCAAATTACCTGAGCCTAAACAGCACCCAAATGCCGGTAGTTTTTTTAAAAACCCCATCGTCAGTAAAGATGTTTTTAACGAGTTGCATCAACAATATGCTCATATGCCTCATTATCTACAAGATAATGGTGATGTTAAATTGGCTGCAGGCTGGTTGATAGAGCAAGCAGGCCTTAAAGGCTTTCGTCGTGACGGTGTTGGTGTACATGAAAACCAAGCCTTAGTGGTCATTAACTATGAAAGTAAGCAAGGTGAAAGTATTGTGGCTTTGTCGGTCCATATTCAGAAAAAAGTTAAGGCTAAATTTAACATTCAATTAGTGCCAGAAGTTAGGTTTATCGGCGTAGATGGTGAGTTAAGTCATGCCAGCACAGGGTGTAAATAA
- a CDS encoding polysaccharide biosynthesis tyrosine autokinase, translating to MKTLEDKNFISINEDVALKEILTPLWSRRWKILCFTLVVTFLAAIYLTLLKPSYSATAILQIGTNKPANTLSINDAFNESNATKEQIQTQFELLRSRKFAERVIFQLNLVHHEEFNSGKYNDKLAILAQVGQGQSNPSISDVVSQFQKKLTIVPIAGTELVKISYVSFSAQLSQKIANQVGITYLQYQDEIHSASKETTSQWLVDQLEELGKKLQISELSLQTYREAEGIVDIHGVVGLVGSQLTELTSETLKAAKLADDLAISYQDIQKYAGDIEKLSDLHEISSHATLMQLRREEEKIERKMFELSQRYGPKHPKKIAVNAELISLQKRITQQVYDIVTSIEKEYFSAVERVNGTKQRLEIAKKDYLRLSRLQNKFSQLTREVDTNKELYNNYLVRLKEADAMGNYNSNFYVRFIDKATIPKSQIAPNKILIIAFTFVLSIALTSLIIIMRELLMDTLNSRRKLDNFNEAQILAVLPKIKASSRERQEDTYSTDNRFTEAIRTLRTALLFNSEKTAPKIIAITSSVPNEGKSTVALHLARSFSEMEKVLLIEADMRHPTIAKNMNLNEHRPGLSNLLAKTHQINECIIRDKNVKLDILTSGVTPANPLAFLSMKRFNMLIKVFGNFYDRIIIETPPVHAVSDAVIISKLVDSVIYIVHGNKTKREQISSGLRMLKQVNAPIEGVVINHSENIDTDKYHNKYYNDRNNIIKLAARKRG from the coding sequence TTGAAGACACTAGAAGATAAAAATTTTATTTCCATTAATGAAGACGTTGCCTTAAAAGAAATTTTAACGCCGCTTTGGTCGCGTCGATGGAAAATTTTATGCTTTACCTTAGTGGTGACTTTCTTAGCTGCCATTTATCTTACCTTACTTAAACCTTCATACAGTGCCACAGCAATTTTACAAATTGGTACTAATAAGCCAGCTAACACGTTGTCTATTAATGACGCCTTTAATGAATCAAATGCTACGAAAGAGCAAATCCAAACACAATTTGAGTTATTACGCTCACGCAAATTTGCTGAACGCGTAATATTTCAGCTGAATCTGGTTCATCATGAAGAATTCAATAGTGGAAAATATAACGATAAATTAGCTATTCTTGCCCAAGTGGGTCAGGGCCAGTCAAATCCGTCAATTAGTGATGTTGTTAGCCAGTTTCAGAAAAAATTAACTATCGTTCCTATTGCGGGGACCGAGTTGGTAAAAATATCTTATGTGTCTTTTTCCGCTCAACTATCTCAAAAAATAGCGAATCAGGTAGGTATTACTTACTTGCAATATCAAGATGAAATTCATAGTGCTTCAAAAGAAACGACCTCTCAGTGGTTGGTTGATCAACTTGAAGAGCTGGGGAAAAAATTACAAATTTCTGAGCTGTCTTTGCAAACATATCGAGAAGCTGAAGGAATTGTTGATATTCACGGTGTGGTTGGTTTGGTTGGGTCTCAACTAACCGAGTTAACATCTGAAACATTGAAGGCGGCTAAATTAGCTGATGATCTTGCGATTTCATATCAAGATATACAAAAGTACGCAGGTGATATTGAAAAGTTAAGTGATCTACATGAAATTAGTAGCCATGCTACGTTAATGCAATTGCGCCGAGAAGAAGAAAAAATTGAACGTAAAATGTTTGAGTTGTCGCAACGGTACGGCCCTAAACATCCGAAAAAAATTGCGGTTAATGCTGAATTAATCTCGCTACAAAAGCGTATTACCCAACAAGTTTACGATATTGTTACATCAATTGAAAAAGAGTACTTTAGTGCAGTTGAAAGGGTTAACGGAACTAAACAACGCTTGGAAATTGCCAAAAAAGACTATCTGCGTTTAAGCCGTTTACAAAATAAATTCTCCCAGCTGACTCGTGAAGTTGACACCAACAAGGAGCTTTATAATAATTATTTAGTGCGCTTGAAAGAAGCTGATGCTATGGGTAATTATAATTCTAATTTTTATGTACGCTTTATTGATAAGGCGACAATTCCTAAAAGCCAAATTGCGCCTAATAAAATATTGATCATTGCCTTCACTTTCGTCCTTTCGATTGCCTTGACCTCTCTCATTATTATCATGCGTGAGCTATTAATGGATACATTAAACTCTCGTCGTAAATTAGATAATTTTAATGAGGCACAAATCCTTGCCGTATTACCAAAAATTAAAGCCAGCTCACGTGAACGACAAGAAGATACCTACAGCACGGATAACCGCTTTACTGAAGCGATAAGAACGTTAAGAACAGCTTTACTATTTAACAGTGAAAAAACGGCACCTAAAATCATTGCCATAACGTCTTCCGTACCCAATGAAGGGAAGTCAACGGTTGCGCTGCACCTTGCGCGGTCGTTCAGTGAAATGGAAAAAGTGTTGCTCATTGAAGCCGATATGCGTCATCCAACAATCGCTAAGAATATGAACTTGAATGAGCATCGCCCTGGTCTTTCTAATTTATTAGCTAAAACTCATCAAATTAATGAGTGTATTATCCGCGATAAAAATGTCAAATTAGATATTTTGACCTCAGGTGTTACACCTGCTAATCCGTTAGCTTTCCTTTCCATGAAGCGCTTTAATATGCTGATAAAGGTTTTTGGTAACTTTTATGACCGTATTATTATTGAAACACCACCTGTCCATGCTGTTAGTGACGCGGTTATTATTTCGAAGTTAGTTGATAGCGTCATCTACATTGTGCACGGTAATAAAACTAAGCGGGAGCAGATTTCGTCAGGCTTAAGAATGCTGAAACAAGTTAACGCACCCATAGAGGGCGTGGTGATTAACCACAGTGAAAACATAGACACCGACAAATATCATAATAAATACTATAACGACCGTAATAACATTATTAAGCTTGCTGCGAGAAAGCGCGGTTAA
- a CDS encoding polysaccharide biosynthesis/export family protein: MRFLMFCLLFFLDQATGDDYRLGAGDQIQITVYGEDDLTTKIKVDKSGVISFPFLSDIEVAGLSPKILENKIANGLRGDYLIDPQVTVSIVMYRPFFIHGQVKRPGGYPFQEDLTLDKAIAIAGGLAARASKSSWNITRLVDGKKAVFDANVSSAILPDDIIEIEQSFF, encoded by the coding sequence ATGCGATTTTTGATGTTCTGCTTGTTGTTTTTTCTCGATCAAGCAACAGGAGATGATTATAGGTTAGGTGCTGGAGATCAGATTCAGATCACGGTCTATGGTGAAGACGACTTAACCACGAAGATTAAAGTTGATAAGTCGGGCGTTATTTCATTTCCATTTTTATCTGATATTGAAGTAGCGGGCTTATCGCCAAAAATTTTAGAGAATAAAATAGCAAACGGGCTACGCGGTGATTATTTAATTGACCCACAAGTAACCGTTTCTATTGTAATGTACAGACCTTTTTTTATTCATGGACAAGTAAAACGCCCCGGCGGTTACCCCTTTCAGGAAGATTTAACACTAGATAAAGCCATAGCAATCGCCGGCGGGTTAGCAGCGAGAGCATCGAAGTCGTCTTGGAACATCACTAGATTAGTGGATGGTAAAAAAGCGGTATTTGACGCTAATGTTTCCAGTGCGATTTTACCAGACGATATCATAGAAATTGAGCAAAGCTTTTTTTGA
- a CDS encoding outer membrane beta-barrel protein — protein sequence MKFSRLVAVCASYCAFSSTVLAESDNNVALNVASEAGYIDNFLYQSSQEQTTAYFTLSSDLAFSSKSQQSAFDFDASIASHFFDKFSDDDHSDFSISPKYQFKLSQNQRLHISALWLNSYTYRGTGLSLGQAEDLSKGDVKENQGAGIGYEYGTLESQGKLNFDVTYSESAFTTRRTDTKRLDTEILNIKSSFDYLLSGKTFLAFDVDYKKTQYPNDPIINRDSLAGLVGVKWYTTVISELNLLVGYQQLKFEDKRLNADHAFKWRFDYIWRPSDFSEVHIRSNRHFDESYRLLSRYRLSQSHQIDIKHAFTGNWHALVTVGLNNEKFISPETTETEDYIFSTLSLDFQHSERVSLQLSYHYKSLEAKADNIDYLHNRLALNIKIRI from the coding sequence ATGAAATTTTCACGGCTTGTGGCTGTGTGCGCAAGTTATTGTGCATTTAGTAGTACAGTATTGGCAGAATCAGACAATAATGTTGCGCTCAATGTAGCGTCTGAAGCTGGCTATATAGATAATTTTTTATATCAATCTAGTCAAGAACAAACTACGGCTTACTTTACCCTGTCTTCCGATTTAGCTTTTTCCTCAAAAAGCCAACAATCAGCATTCGATTTTGACGCAAGCATTGCCTCGCACTTTTTTGATAAGTTTTCCGACGATGATCATAGCGACTTTAGCATCTCGCCAAAATATCAATTCAAGCTTAGCCAAAATCAACGTCTTCATATTTCAGCACTTTGGTTGAATAGTTACACCTATAGAGGTACGGGCTTATCACTAGGTCAGGCTGAAGATCTCTCAAAGGGTGACGTAAAAGAAAATCAAGGTGCGGGTATTGGCTACGAATACGGCACGCTGGAGTCGCAAGGTAAATTAAATTTTGACGTTACCTATAGTGAAAGTGCATTTACCACTCGCCGCACAGATACCAAGCGGTTAGATACTGAGATACTTAATATTAAATCGAGCTTTGATTATCTGTTATCCGGTAAAACCTTTCTTGCCTTTGACGTTGACTACAAAAAGACCCAGTACCCGAATGATCCCATTATCAACAGAGATAGCCTTGCCGGCTTAGTTGGCGTTAAATGGTATACCACGGTGATAAGTGAGCTTAATTTATTGGTGGGTTACCAACAACTGAAATTTGAAGATAAGCGATTAAACGCTGACCATGCTTTTAAGTGGCGCTTTGATTATATCTGGCGTCCTTCAGATTTTAGCGAAGTGCATATTAGGTCAAATCGTCACTTTGATGAAAGTTACCGATTACTGAGTCGTTACCGTTTATCTCAAAGCCATCAAATAGATATTAAACATGCCTTCACCGGAAATTGGCATGCTTTAGTTACGGTTGGCCTTAATAATGAAAAATTTATTAGTCCTGAAACGACTGAAACTGAGGATTATATATTTTCAACCTTGAGCTTAGATTTTCAGCACAGTGAAAGAGTAAGTTTACAATTGAGTTATCACTATAAGTCATTGGAAGCCAAAGCCGATAATATTGATTATTTACACAATAGATTGGCTTTAAATATAAAGATTAGAATTTAG